The following proteins are encoded in a genomic region of Methanoculleus bourgensis MS2:
- a CDS encoding metal-dependent hydrolase: MRLTWLGHACFSLEGSRTVLIDPFIPGGSLPVEPDIVAVTHAHADHLGMTVQLKKKTVAINEVAKYLASKGIPAEPMNIGGSITVDGVRFTMTPALHSSWLEEEGMGFYGGTAAGFVITMDGTTVYHAGDTALFSDMQLIRDLYRPDVALLPIGGRYTMGPEEAMVAARYVGAQLVIPMHYDTFPAIEQDVRRFKQAIERTTPIRVRVLSPGEAIDIGPESAGE; the protein is encoded by the coding sequence ATGAGGTTGACCTGGCTTGGCCATGCATGTTTTAGTCTTGAGGGATCGCGGACTGTTCTCATCGACCCCTTCATCCCCGGGGGCTCGCTCCCGGTGGAGCCTGATATCGTTGCGGTGACGCACGCCCATGCAGACCACCTGGGCATGACCGTGCAGCTGAAGAAGAAGACGGTCGCCATCAACGAGGTCGCAAAGTACCTGGCATCGAAGGGTATCCCTGCCGAGCCCATGAACATCGGCGGCAGCATCACCGTGGATGGGGTCAGATTTACGATGACTCCCGCTCTCCATTCATCGTGGTTGGAGGAGGAAGGTATGGGCTTTTACGGCGGCACCGCCGCGGGGTTCGTTATCACGATGGACGGCACCACCGTTTATCACGCCGGCGATACGGCACTCTTCTCTGATATGCAGCTTATCCGGGACCTCTACCGGCCGGATGTGGCGCTCCTCCCTATCGGCGGGCGCTACACGATGGGCCCGGAGGAGGCGATGGTTGCGGCCCGGTACGTCGGGGCGCAGCTCGTGATCCCGATGCATTACGACACATTCCCTGCCATCGAGCAGGACGTCCGGAGGTTCAAGCAGGCCATCGAGCGGACGACACCGATCCGGGTCCGGGTTCTCTCGCCGGGCGAGGCGATCGATATCGGTCCCGAAAGCGCCGGGGAGTGA
- the glyS gene encoding glycine--tRNA ligase, whose amino-acid sequence MAETSDIYEKVMDVARRRGFVWPSSEIYGSVAGFIDYGPLGAMMKRNIENLWRSFYVFQEGYYEIECPTVGVEAIFVASGHVKEFADKMVQCPHCGEYLRADHIADDNGIANAGTLSAEALQAALHELPCPVCEEPLGEAGVFAFNLMFETTIGPGSQRKGYLRPETAQGIFTDFSRLLRFYRDKLPFGAVQIGKSYRNEISPRQGMIRLREFSQAEAEIFVHPDEKDHPAFYRYADYTVPLLTIERQLEDQEPAGFTMRAAVDEGVIVNEYVAYYIALTHQILTAIGVDPARLRFRQHLPDERAHYAADCWDAEVYSGRFGWVEIVGIADRTDYDLRSHAGHSGNSMTVFIPYDEPKLVKRRRIVADMGVLGPRFRGKAKAIADALAASNPGEDGARITVDGEEIFIPADLYQIREEEEEVRGEEVMPHVIEPSYGIDRMIYVALEHSYDEDEVDGEVRKVLRLPAAVAPVQVAVFPLMNRDSLDEIAQAITGRLTRCRILAQYDDSGAIGRRYRRQDEIGTPYAITVDYDTLEDNTVTIRDRDSTEQIRVPIERLPQILPALISGAVTFPELKV is encoded by the coding sequence ATGGCCGAGACGAGCGATATTTACGAAAAAGTCATGGATGTGGCCAGGAGACGTGGTTTTGTCTGGCCTTCATCCGAGATATACGGGTCTGTCGCCGGTTTTATCGATTACGGCCCGCTCGGAGCGATGATGAAGAGGAACATCGAAAACCTCTGGCGGTCGTTCTACGTCTTTCAGGAAGGCTACTATGAGATCGAATGCCCCACCGTTGGAGTCGAAGCAATCTTCGTCGCATCCGGTCACGTGAAAGAGTTCGCTGACAAGATGGTGCAGTGCCCACACTGCGGCGAATACCTGCGCGCCGATCACATCGCGGACGATAACGGCATCGCGAATGCCGGCACGCTCTCGGCAGAAGCGCTCCAGGCAGCGCTCCATGAACTGCCCTGCCCCGTCTGCGAGGAACCCCTGGGTGAAGCAGGCGTCTTTGCGTTCAACCTGATGTTCGAGACCACCATCGGGCCGGGATCGCAGCGGAAGGGATACCTGCGCCCCGAGACTGCCCAGGGTATCTTCACCGATTTCTCCCGGCTCCTGCGCTTCTACCGGGACAAACTCCCCTTCGGTGCGGTCCAGATCGGGAAATCCTACCGGAACGAGATCTCCCCCCGCCAGGGCATGATCCGGTTGCGTGAGTTCTCCCAGGCAGAGGCCGAGATCTTCGTCCACCCTGACGAGAAAGACCACCCTGCTTTCTACCGCTACGCTGACTACACCGTGCCCCTCCTCACCATCGAGCGGCAGCTTGAGGATCAGGAGCCAGCCGGGTTTACGATGCGCGCTGCGGTGGACGAGGGAGTGATCGTAAACGAGTACGTCGCCTACTACATCGCGCTCACGCACCAGATCCTGACCGCCATCGGCGTGGACCCGGCAAGACTCCGGTTCCGCCAGCATCTCCCCGACGAGCGGGCACACTATGCGGCCGACTGCTGGGACGCCGAGGTCTACTCCGGCCGCTTCGGGTGGGTGGAGATCGTCGGCATTGCCGACCGCACCGACTACGACCTGCGCTCGCATGCCGGGCACTCCGGGAACTCGATGACGGTCTTCATCCCCTACGACGAGCCGAAACTGGTCAAAAGACGGCGGATCGTAGCAGATATGGGCGTACTCGGCCCCCGGTTCCGCGGTAAGGCAAAGGCTATCGCGGATGCCCTGGCCGCATCAAACCCCGGCGAGGACGGCGCGCGGATCACGGTCGACGGCGAGGAGATCTTCATCCCTGCCGACCTCTACCAGATCCGTGAAGAGGAGGAAGAGGTCCGCGGCGAAGAAGTGATGCCCCACGTCATCGAGCCCTCATATGGCATTGACCGGATGATCTACGTTGCGCTGGAGCACAGCTACGATGAGGACGAGGTCGACGGCGAGGTGAGAAAGGTGCTCCGGCTCCCGGCGGCGGTGGCACCGGTCCAGGTCGCCGTCTTCCCGCTGATGAACCGGGACAGCCTTGATGAGATCGCACAGGCGATCACCGGGAGGCTCACCCGGTGCCGTATCCTCGCCCAATACGATGACTCCGGCGCCATCGGCAGGCGTTACCGGAGGCAGGACGAGATCGGGACACCCTATGCCATAACCGTCGACTACGACACGCTCGAGGACAACACGGTCACCATCAGGGACCGTGACAGCACGGAACAGATCCGGGTGCCGATCGAGCGGTTGCCCCAGATCCTCCCCGCACTCATCAGCGGTGCCGTTACGTTCCCCGAACTCAAGGTATGA
- a CDS encoding DEAD/DEAH box helicase, whose translation MNYVTHPLIRQESIEERRYQLSVMLRALDANTMVVLPTGLGKTAVALLVAASRLYSHQGKVLMLAPTKPLVEQHLRFFKQFLLFQEGSEPQESDFVMFTGDTPPDERAAAWEACRICFATPQVVKNDCLAGRYSLADVVLLVVDECHRAVGNYAYVFIAQHYCTTARNPLLLAMTASPGGDQAKVQEVCNNLYIEAVETRVETDEDVRPYIHEREVQYIDVYLPEELQAALLALRRLVESRLARLAKLNFHVPKPDKLSIKALNRLNAQIQQRIRSRDPSGFTAASLHAECMKLRHAISLTETQGSEALKLYLDRLSAEGASSTGSKASRRLVNDPIYQNLVEEAGRWGGELHPKASIVCELVQAQLAAHPESRIIVFATYRDTVQTLVDALSGCGIACERFVGQASRDTERGLTQKEQIEILSRFREGEFRCLIATSVGEEGLDVPSTDMVIFYEAVPSEIRSIQRKGRTGRSGSGTIVVLVTKGTSDETFRYVSQTRERAMVQGIRNMSAAPAPVPAPSTPTTTRQVNIQEFDSAMSPATRNTRAPRPDVNMGPDFDPPGPAITVDDRETSSRVAVRLHELGASITLQRLEFGDYAIGDRILVERKTVRDFMDTLVERDLFGQIRAMADVVPRPVLIIEGEEDLYEVRNIHPNAVRGTLAAITVGMSVTLLRTRDADDTAEMLYVLAQREGSERGERKVHPKKTYRSIREEQEYVLAAFPNIGLRSARLLLEHFGSLKAIIDADPEELASVHGIGEKTAQGIWDLARRPYR comes from the coding sequence ATGAACTACGTCACTCACCCGCTGATCCGGCAGGAGAGTATCGAAGAACGGCGCTACCAGCTCTCCGTAATGCTCCGGGCGCTTGACGCGAACACGATGGTCGTCCTCCCAACAGGCCTTGGGAAGACTGCCGTCGCGCTCCTTGTCGCGGCATCCCGTCTCTACTCTCACCAGGGGAAGGTGCTCATGCTTGCGCCGACAAAACCCCTGGTCGAGCAGCATCTCCGTTTTTTTAAACAGTTCCTGCTCTTCCAGGAAGGCTCTGAACCGCAGGAGTCCGACTTTGTCATGTTCACCGGGGACACCCCCCCCGACGAGCGGGCCGCCGCCTGGGAGGCGTGCCGGATCTGTTTTGCCACCCCGCAGGTGGTCAAGAACGACTGCCTGGCCGGGAGGTACAGCCTCGCCGACGTTGTCCTGCTGGTCGTCGATGAGTGCCACCGGGCGGTGGGAAACTACGCATATGTCTTCATTGCCCAACACTACTGCACCACAGCGAGGAATCCCCTGCTGCTCGCGATGACCGCCTCCCCCGGGGGCGACCAGGCGAAGGTGCAGGAGGTCTGCAATAACCTCTACATCGAGGCTGTCGAGACACGTGTGGAGACCGATGAGGATGTCCGCCCCTACATCCACGAGCGCGAGGTCCAGTACATCGACGTCTACCTGCCCGAGGAACTGCAGGCAGCACTCCTTGCCCTCCGGAGGCTCGTGGAATCAAGGCTCGCCCGGCTCGCAAAACTCAACTTCCATGTCCCAAAGCCGGACAAACTCTCGATAAAGGCACTCAATCGCTTAAACGCCCAGATCCAGCAGCGTATACGGTCACGGGACCCCTCCGGCTTCACCGCGGCATCCCTGCACGCCGAGTGCATGAAACTCCGCCACGCAATCTCGCTTACCGAGACACAGGGGAGCGAGGCGCTCAAACTCTACCTGGACCGGCTCAGTGCCGAAGGGGCGTCAAGCACAGGGAGCAAGGCAAGCAGGCGCCTGGTGAACGACCCCATCTACCAGAACCTCGTCGAGGAGGCGGGCCGCTGGGGCGGGGAACTTCACCCCAAGGCTTCAATCGTCTGTGAACTGGTGCAGGCGCAACTTGCGGCGCACCCGGAGAGCCGGATCATCGTCTTTGCCACCTACCGCGACACCGTCCAGACGCTCGTCGACGCGCTCTCAGGGTGCGGGATTGCCTGTGAGCGGTTCGTCGGCCAGGCATCCAGGGATACGGAGCGGGGGCTTACGCAGAAGGAGCAGATCGAGATCCTCAGCCGGTTCCGGGAGGGTGAGTTCAGGTGCCTGATCGCGACCTCGGTGGGCGAAGAAGGGCTCGATGTCCCCTCGACCGACATGGTGATCTTTTATGAGGCTGTCCCATCAGAGATCAGGAGCATCCAGCGGAAGGGAAGGACCGGCAGGAGCGGCAGCGGCACGATCGTTGTGCTGGTGACGAAAGGGACGTCGGATGAGACCTTCAGGTACGTGAGCCAGACCCGGGAGCGGGCGATGGTGCAGGGGATCAGGAACATGAGCGCCGCGCCCGCTCCTGTACCCGCCCCATCCACCCCGACCACTACCAGGCAGGTGAATATTCAGGAGTTTGATTCCGCGATGTCGCCGGCCACCCGGAATACGCGTGCGCCACGGCCGGACGTGAACATGGGGCCGGATTTTGATCCCCCCGGGCCGGCGATCACCGTCGATGACCGCGAGACGTCGTCACGGGTCGCTGTGCGCCTGCACGAACTCGGGGCGTCGATCACGCTGCAGCGTCTCGAGTTTGGCGATTACGCCATCGGCGACCGCATCCTCGTGGAGAGGAAGACTGTGCGGGACTTCATGGATACCCTGGTGGAGCGGGACCTCTTCGGGCAGATCAGGGCAATGGCGGACGTGGTGCCGCGGCCGGTCCTGATCATCGAGGGAGAAGAAGACCTCTATGAGGTCCGGAATATCCATCCAAACGCCGTCAGGGGCACGCTTGCCGCTATCACAGTCGGTATGAGCGTGACGCTGCTCCGAACACGTGATGCGGACGATACCGCCGAGATGCTCTACGTTCTCGCACAGCGGGAGGGGAGCGAGCGGGGGGAGCGCAAGGTGCATCCGAAGAAGACCTACCGGTCGATCCGCGAAGAGCAGGAGTATGTGCTTGCCGCGTTTCCAAACATCGGGCTCCGGAGCGCCCGGCTCCTCCTTGAGCACTTTGGGTCGCTCAAAGCGATCATCGATGCCGATCCGGAGGAGCTGGCATCCGTGCACGGGATCGGAGAAAAGACCGCGCAGGGTATATGGGACCTTGCCCGCAGGCCTTACCGCTGA
- a CDS encoding transcriptional regulator has protein sequence MAEDTRKQQLLELFTTITNKKTIVEPMRKVHGTLRDRDAVEREIALIMREILDQGYFKTKLAPRQLAKLVVAYYDEKNDTEIARALGDEKLSKTVARARVRLKLFRELDFKMPFDREMMTELLDSGKTMKEISEELNVSPSTLREYRHVIEQQEDTTLDPYLERIRDVMEDRDLSEHMTRGVINDGLSEAIDVAEAIDMGEF, from the coding sequence ATGGCAGAAGATACCCGCAAGCAGCAGCTCCTTGAGCTGTTCACGACCATCACGAACAAGAAGACGATCGTTGAGCCGATGAGGAAGGTTCACGGTACGCTCCGGGACCGCGATGCTGTTGAGCGCGAGATCGCCCTGATAATGCGTGAGATCCTCGATCAGGGCTACTTCAAGACCAAGCTCGCTCCGCGGCAGCTCGCAAAGCTCGTGGTCGCGTACTATGACGAGAAAAACGATACCGAGATCGCGAGGGCGCTTGGTGATGAGAAACTGAGTAAGACCGTGGCACGTGCACGGGTCCGCCTCAAACTCTTCAGGGAACTCGATTTCAAGATGCCGTTTGATCGTGAGATGATGACGGAACTTCTTGATTCCGGGAAGACCATGAAGGAGATCAGCGAGGAACTGAACGTGAGCCCCTCTACACTTCGTGAGTACCGTCATGTGATCGAACAGCAGGAGGACACGACCCTGGACCCGTACCTGGAACGGATCCGGGATGTGATGGAAGACCGCGATCTCTCCGAACATATGACGCGGGGCGTCATCAACGACGGCCTGAGTGAGGCCATCGATGTCGCTGAAGCGATCGATATGGGGGAGTTCTGA